Within Pseudomonas tructae, the genomic segment CGGCCAGCACCACAAGTTCAACACTGCCATCGCTCAGGTGATGACCGTGATGAACGTGCTGGAAAAAGCCCCGCAAGCCAGCGAACAGGACCGCGCCCTGCTGCACGAAGGCCTGGAGGCGGTGACCCTGCTGCTGGCACCGATCACCCCGCACATCAGCCATGAGCTGTGGCTGCAACTGGGCCACCAGGATGCCGTGATCGACGCACCTTGGCCGGTACTGGACGAAAGCGCCCTGGTCCAGGACAGCATCGTCCTGGTCATCCAGGTCAATGGCAAGCTGCGTGGCCAGATCGAAATGCCGGCCGCGGCCAGCCGCGAGGACGTCGAAGCCGCCGCACGCAGCAACGAAAACGTGCTGCGTTTCACCGAAGGCCTGAGCATCCGCAAGGTCATCGTGGTACCGGGCAAGCTGGTCAACATCGTCGCCAACTGACAGGAAACGCCGGCCCGCCATTCGTGCGGGCCGGCGCACAGAATAGGCCCACAAGGGAGCTACAACATGATCAAACGCAATCTGCTGGTAATGGGCCTGGCCGTCATGCTCAGCGCCTGCGGTTTCCAGCTGCGCGGTACTGGCAACAGCGAACTTGCGATCAAGGAACTGGACTTGAGCGCACGCAATGCCTACGGCGATACCGTGGTTCAACTGCGCCAGGCGCTGCAGAGCAGTGGCGTCAAGGTTCACGCCGGCGCGCCTTACAAACTGGTACTGACCAACGAAGCCGAGACCCAGCGCGCGGCGACCTATGCAGGCTCCGGCCGTTCGGCCGAGTACGAACTGACGACCGTGCTGAGCTACAGCATCGAGGGTCACAACGACACCAACCTGCTCAACGACAAGCTGGAAGTGCGCAAGATCTATGTGCATGACGGCAACAACATCACCGGTTCCGACCAGGAAGCCACCCAGACCCGCAAGGAAATGCGTCGCGACCTGGTGCAGAACATGCTGGTGCGCCTGCAACTGCTGACCCCAAGCCAGCTCGACAGCCTGCAGCAAAAGGCTGATGAACGCGCCAAGGCTGAAGCCGACGCCCTGGAAGCAGCGCGCCGCGCCCAGGACGAAACGCCTCAGCAGTCGCCGCTGCAACTACCGGTCAACTGAGAATGAACGGGGCACTTCGGTGCCCCGTCTGCCATCATGAAACTCACGCCCGCCCAGCTCAACAAACACCTGCAAGGCAACCTCGCCCCTGTCTACGTGATCAGTGGCGATGACCCGCTGCTGTGCCAGGAAGCCGCTGACGCCGTACGTGCAATGGCACGCCAGCAAGGCTTCGATGAACGCCAGGTATTCAGCGCCGACGCCA encodes:
- a CDS encoding LPS-assembly lipoprotein LptE, whose protein sequence is MIKRNLLVMGLAVMLSACGFQLRGTGNSELAIKELDLSARNAYGDTVVQLRQALQSSGVKVHAGAPYKLVLTNEAETQRAATYAGSGRSAEYELTTVLSYSIEGHNDTNLLNDKLEVRKIYVHDGNNITGSDQEATQTRKEMRRDLVQNMLVRLQLLTPSQLDSLQQKADERAKAEADALEAARRAQDETPQQSPLQLPVN